The stretch of DNA AATGCCAATCTATCCTCATGGATATGGGAGAGTTCGAGTCCCAGTCCCTCATAGAATGCAATGGATTCCTTTAAATCACTTACTGGCAGATGTGCTTCATATAATCCTTCTATCAAATAAAACACTCCTTCCTTGATTGTATAATCAGAATATAACAACTAAAAATAGAAATGCTGATATAATTCATACCCCACCATGATTTAGTATCGATATATTATTTATTCAGTTAATTTTTCTATCTTCCAATTGCTTTTCACCCCAATAACAAATCGCATCTAATACAGGAATCAATGATTTTCCTTGTTCTGATAAACTATATTCTACTTTTGGAGGAACTTGCGCATATTCTTTTCTAACTATCAATTGATCCTTTTCTAATTCCTTTAACGTATTGGTCAAGGATTTATATGAGATTTTATCAATCACACGTTTTAACTCGGTGTAACGAATCGGTCCATTACTTGTATATAGGGTATATAAAATTATCATTTTATATTTTCCACCTATCAATGACAAAGTGTATCCAAATCCAGTATTTTTCAAATCCCCATTATATCCGAATGATCGTATATCCATTTCACACTCTCCTTTTGGTTAGTATCGCACTTTCATTACCATACTTGTTTAGAGTCAAAACCCGAAATAAAATGAATGCAGATATAAAGAACACAATATAGGAGGAATAGGAAATGAAAACAATTATTTATGCACACCCCTGGGAAGGTAGCTTTAACCATGCAATTTTAACTTCGATCACAAAAGATTTAGAATCAAAGAAAGAAACATTCCAAGTGATAGATCTGTATAAAGATGAATTTAATCCAGCATTTACCGCAGAAGAATTAAAGTTTTTTAATAAGGGTGAAACGCCATACGAATTAGTTAAGCAATATCAAAAACTACTAAACCAAGCAACTGAGTTGATTTTTATTTTTCCTGTTTGGTGGTGGGATTTACCAGCCATATTAAAAGGTTTCATCGATAAAGTAATGCTATCGGGTTTTGCTATCTTAGAAACTAAAGAAACAGGTGCTTTGACTGGATTATTGACCAACATAAGAAAAACAACCGTCATCACCACTTCTACATCGGAAAAAGAGTATCTTGAAAATGAAGCAGGGAATGCTATTCAAGGTGTTTTTATAAATCGAACTCTTGCTGATCTCGGAATTAAAAACGAACATACTAAATGGATTAATTTTTCTAGGGTGAACTTGACAACTGATGATAATAGACATCTATTTTTAAAAGAACTTCCTCAAATGATATAAGGTCAATCCAAAGCCTTCCATGAGGGGCTTCAGCAACTCGAATGACCAGAGTTCCTTCTGAATTAAATGCTGCAAAGATGTTGCCGGGAATGACTGATTCTGACGTATGTAAAAGGCTGTGGAACTTTCTCCACGGCCCTATTCTAATCTCCATTTATCTCGGTTCTTCCAATTTGACTGTTTATCCATCATTCCAGACTTTCCGCCAACTT from Terribacillus sp. FSL K6-0262 encodes:
- a CDS encoding helix-turn-helix domain-containing protein, translated to MDIRSFGYNGDLKNTGFGYTLSLIGGKYKMIILYTLYTSNGPIRYTELKRVIDKISYKSLTNTLKELEKDQLIVRKEYAQVPPKVEYSLSEQGKSLIPVLDAICYWGEKQLEDRKIN
- a CDS encoding NAD(P)H-dependent oxidoreductase; translated protein: MKTIIYAHPWEGSFNHAILTSITKDLESKKETFQVIDLYKDEFNPAFTAEELKFFNKGETPYELVKQYQKLLNQATELIFIFPVWWWDLPAILKGFIDKVMLSGFAILETKETGALTGLLTNIRKTTVITTSTSEKEYLENEAGNAIQGVFINRTLADLGIKNEHTKWINFSRVNLTTDDNRHLFLKELPQMI